Part of the Siphonobacter curvatus genome, AATGAACTTCCAACACACGTACGTAGTCATCATGGCCGGGGGCGTCGGTACCCGCTTCTGGCCCTTTTCCCGCCAAACCTATCCCAAGCAGTTTCATGACGTCTTAGGCATCGGACGCACCATGCTCCAGATGACCTTCGACCGCCTTTCTGACATCTGCCCGGTTGAAAACGTCTACATCGTTACTTCGCAGGAGTACTATGATTTGACCAAGCAGCAACTGCCCGAGCTTTCAGACCATCAGATCCTTTTAGAACCCTCCCGTCGCAATACGGCTCCTTGCATTGGCTACGCCTGCTACAAGATTGCCACCAAAGACCCCGAGGCCAATATCATCGTTACCCCCGCCGATCATTTGATCTTAAAGGAAAAAGAATTCACCGACCGCATCAAGGTGGCTCTTGCCGCCACGGCTGAATCGGACATCTTAGTGACTTTGGGTATTACCCCCACCCGGCCCGATACGGGTTATGGCTACATTCAGTTTGATGGCCTGACTGACAAAGAAGTCAAGCGGGTGAAGACCTTTACCGAAAAGCCGCACTTGGAGCTGGCTCAGGCTTTCTTAGAGAGTGGGGATTACGTTTGGAACGCGGGTATCTTCGTTTGGAATGCCAGATCCATTCGCAAAGCCTTTGAAGCGTATCTTCCTGCTATGCACGAGGTGTTTGAAAAGCTG contains:
- a CDS encoding mannose-1-phosphate guanylyltransferase, whose translation is MNFQHTYVVIMAGGVGTRFWPFSRQTYPKQFHDVLGIGRTMLQMTFDRLSDICPVENVYIVTSQEYYDLTKQQLPELSDHQILLEPSRRNTAPCIGYACYKIATKDPEANIIVTPADHLILKEKEFTDRIKVALAATAESDILVTLGITPTRPDTGYGYIQFDGLTDKEVKRVKTFTEKPHLELAQAFLESGDYVWNAGIFVWNARSIRKAFEAYLPAMHEVFEKLEANYYTEQEALELLQVYPLCQNISIDNGVMEKAQNVHVVLSDIGWSDLGTWKSLYEVSEKDANDNVIDGHIVTHNTTGSIIKTPKERLVVVEGLSDYIVAEFDNVLLICPKDKEQKVKEFVADASKRGTHFV